In Catharus ustulatus isolate bCatUst1 chromosome 27, bCatUst1.pri.v2, whole genome shotgun sequence, the DNA window cctgggtgtccctgcagccctggggtaTGCCAAcaacatcccaaatcccttaTGCTCCttgtgccccagccctgggtgtccctctCATCACCACTCCaatccccaaatgtcccctcacagcagcactgggatgtcctccatgtcccccagcagcatcccattGCTTATGTATGTCCCCCAGGGCAGCACATCAATCCTGGATGTCCTCTGTGTGCCACCCAGCAGCATCTgggtgtccctgatgtcccctgtgtgcccccTAGCAGCTCCAGAGGGGCGGGTCTCACCCTGGAAATACTTTCCACAGACAAGGCAGGCATAGACGTTGATGTGGGACAGGGAGATGGAACACAGCTTCTCGAAGTCGAAGTCCAGGACGCTCCTGGAGGAGGGTAGTGTTACAGGGCtgtgggggagctggggggacccccagggacagggggaccACAGAACATCCCCATCACCCACTTGTTGATGGTGTCCAGGTAGGGACAGTGCCGACTGCGCTGGTCCTCGGGATCGAAGCGCCCATAGCGCActgggggacaggagggtgTTAACAAGGGGGGCACAAGGACCCCAAAAGCAGGAGGATGAtgccccctccagccccccctCCGGTACACCTGCCTGGGGCTAAGCCCCAATCCCCCCCGTTGACTCCAAATCCTgtccagagctgagctcaggacccccaggacaccccattccccatccctcccctctaGGTTACCCTGGACACCCACACTCCCGTCCCTCCTCCCACTGGTGTCCTCCGGGACATCCCTGTGACcgccccagtgcccccagtgtcccctcacaccccagtgtcccctcacacccccagcagtgctgcccccccccaccctgctgtgtccccacacgCACACCTGGGTCTCCCCACACCCAGCCCGTTACTGCCCCGTCCAGTTCCCCGCTCCCTATCTCGGTGTCCCCTCAGCCCTTCGGTCCCATCCATTCCTCCCGGGCCGCACCTGCGGGCTCGGGCTCGGGGTCGGAGTCTCCGTCCGGCTCCCGCTCCCGCTTCACACGCACGGGAGCGGCGGGCGCAGCGGTGCCGGAGCCCCCCCAGAcgccggtgccggtgcccggTTCCCGCTTGACGCGCGCCAAATCCACTGGCAGCGCCTCCGCCACCTCCCGCCGCGCGCGCTCCCGATCCGCCTCCCGCCGGCCCCGAGGCCGCTCGGCGTCGGCGTCGCGGCGGCTGCGGGAGGAGCCGCGGGCGGAGGAGGCGGTGGAGGAGGCGGAGACGCCGCGAGAGTCCCGGGAGTCGCGGTCCCGCCGCCCGCGGCTCGACATGGCGGCAGCGCGGGCGGAGTGCGCGTGCGCCGGGACCGGTCAAAGAGCCCGTCACTCCGCGCAGGCGCGCTCTGCCGGCGCGCGCGCGCCGGGCCCGCGGGGCTCTTAAAGGCGCCGCGTCCCGGTACCGACCCCTGCCCCCGGTACCGGGATGGAGACGGCGGCCACAACGGCGGCCCCGGGCTGGCGTTGCCGCCCGGGGGGACGGCTGGACATGAGCCACGGCTTCGTGAGGCACATCCGACGCAACCAGCTCGCCAGGTACCGGCTGCGGCGCGGGCCCCCCGGCCACCCCCAGGGACCCTTGTTCCCGGGCTGGTTTGGCCCCGGTGCTCTCTGGTCACCCCCACCCCGTAACCCCGATGCCCCGCTGGTGCCCAGGGACGCGTACGACCGCGCGGTGCGGCAGGCGCGGGGCCGAGCGCGGACACGGCTGAccccggccccggcgcggccccggcggccCGACCAGCAGGTGTACCGGCCGCACCGGGGCGGCGGTGAGCGGCAccggggggcggggaggggcgACCCCGAGAGGTGGGACGGGGAGGGGAGTACCGGGACCGGGGGATGCGGGGGCTCCTGAGGGAGCGGGGCGCAtccggggct includes these proteins:
- the C27H2orf68 gene encoding UPF0561 protein C2orf68 homolog produces the protein METAATTAAPGWRCRPGGRLDMSHGFVRHIRRNQLARDAYDRAVRQARGRARTRLTPAPARPRRPDQQVYRPHRGGGERHRGAGRGDPERWDGEGRGPGGDASAGPPPDSRGAPPDSARGPRLFCLEYEGDDGQVTAVIVHQGDSAEEVTRRVCARSPLEPPLRRALCQRVQDELSKRRGTG